A stretch of Microbulbifer sp. SAOS-129_SWC DNA encodes these proteins:
- a CDS encoding c-type cytochrome, whose protein sequence is MKRLVWIYALLVTAALLMACSRGDAAPEPRAQAQGDGDAGPTAAAEIRQVYWRTCHSCHGAGVGGAPRAGDAAAWAPRLAQGMDTLVDHAVHGYRAMPPRGLCFDCSEAEFAALITLMSNGAEIAAPE, encoded by the coding sequence GTGAAACGACTGGTCTGGATATACGCCCTGCTGGTGACTGCGGCGCTGCTGATGGCCTGTTCCCGCGGCGATGCGGCGCCAGAGCCTCGCGCGCAGGCGCAGGGTGATGGAGACGCCGGGCCGACGGCAGCCGCGGAGATCCGCCAGGTCTACTGGCGCACCTGCCACAGTTGCCACGGCGCCGGGGTGGGCGGGGCACCGCGCGCCGGCGATGCCGCCGCCTGGGCGCCGCGCCTGGCGCAGGGCATGGATACGCTGGTGGATCACGCCGTACATGGTTACCGCGCCATGCCGCCGCGCGGGCTCTGTTTCGATTGCAGTGAAGCGGAATTTGCGGCGCTGATCACGTTGATGTCGAACGGTGCGGAGATCGCCGCGCCGGAGTGA
- a CDS encoding LysR substrate-binding domain-containing protein, with product MSATIKQLRAFATVARTRSLAEASAQLHISQPALSVAIRNLEQTAGGPLFSRDSRQLALTPEGREFLARAEQLLHNWDQSLDAIQQRFRLQHGQLALAAIPAFALNRLPALLARFHTQYPEINIALEDIVMERVFQAVLDGRAELGITFRPEDLGGLEFVAFERDRFIAVLPAGHALAAKKSLRWSDLAAAPFIAMNRGSAVRRWTDEALAHCGKTPRLLAEANQLSTIGQMVKVGLGVSVVPSLCEVQMRDYGLACRPLSAPVIGQEVGVLLKSRGALSAPAAAFLSLIAG from the coding sequence GTGAGCGCCACCATCAAACAACTGCGCGCCTTCGCCACCGTTGCACGCACACGCAGCCTGGCCGAGGCCAGCGCGCAGCTGCATATCTCGCAGCCGGCGCTGTCGGTGGCGATCCGCAACCTCGAGCAGACTGCCGGCGGGCCGCTGTTCAGCCGCGACAGCCGCCAGCTGGCACTGACGCCCGAGGGGCGCGAGTTCCTGGCCCGCGCCGAGCAGCTGTTGCACAACTGGGACCAGTCGCTGGATGCGATCCAGCAGCGCTTCCGCCTGCAGCACGGCCAGCTGGCGCTGGCGGCGATACCGGCCTTTGCGTTGAACCGGCTGCCGGCGCTGCTGGCGCGATTTCACACACAATATCCGGAGATCAATATCGCGCTGGAAGATATCGTCATGGAGCGGGTGTTCCAGGCCGTGCTGGACGGGCGCGCCGAGCTGGGCATCACCTTCCGCCCCGAAGATCTGGGCGGACTGGAGTTCGTGGCGTTCGAGCGCGACCGTTTTATCGCCGTATTGCCCGCAGGCCACGCACTCGCGGCGAAAAAGAGCCTGCGCTGGAGCGATCTGGCCGCGGCGCCGTTTATCGCCATGAACCGCGGTTCGGCGGTGCGCCGCTGGACCGACGAAGCCCTGGCCCACTGTGGCAAAACGCCACGCCTGCTGGCCGAGGCCAATCAGCTGTCGACCATCGGCCAGATGGTCAAGGTAGGCCTCGGCGTCAGTGTCGTACCCAGCCTGTGCGAGGTGCAGATGCGCGATTACGGCCTCGCCTGCCGCCCACTTTCCGCCCCGGTGATCGGGCAGGAAGTGGGTGTATTGCTGAAGAGTCGCGGCGCCCTGTCGGCGCCGGCGGCGGCATTTTTGTCGCTGATCGCGGGTTAG
- a CDS encoding NAD(P)/FAD-dependent oxidoreductase, whose product MSHHIIIGGGHNGLVCACYLARAGKKVTVLERRSIVGGAAVTEEFHPGFRNSVASYTVSLLNPKIIDDLHLHEHGLQVKLRPQSNFFPLSDSDSLSFQRDFAETQREVARFSAADAAALPDFYAMLETVADVLREELLRTPPNVGGGLADLVRAGSFGLRAKKLSMAQRRDALDLFTKSATDVLDAWFENDHVKAAFAFDSIVGNYAAPSTPGSAYVLLHHVFGEVNGEKGAWGHAIGGMGAITQAMLKEALRLGVEVRTEAEVEEVLVEGGRAVGVRLTGGERLAGDRVIANVGPKLLFTQLVGDEYLSGEFRRRVRGYKVGSGTFRMNVALSELPDFNCRPGTRLQPHHQSGIVIGPTMDYLEQAYLDAKQFGWSRQPIVEILIPSTVDDSLAPPGQHVASLFCQQFAPQLASSLGEGASWDDQREAAADTIIDTVTRYAPNFRDAVIARQIHSPLDLERKFGLMGGDIFHGALGLDQLWCNRPLMGHADYRTPISGLYICGSGTHPGGGVTGVPGHNAAREILRDR is encoded by the coding sequence ATGTCCCACCACATCATTATCGGCGGCGGCCACAACGGTCTGGTCTGCGCCTGTTATCTGGCCCGCGCGGGCAAAAAAGTCACGGTTCTGGAACGGCGCTCCATCGTTGGCGGCGCGGCGGTTACCGAGGAGTTTCACCCCGGGTTCCGCAATTCCGTGGCCAGTTATACCGTCAGCCTGCTGAACCCGAAGATCATCGACGACCTGCACCTGCACGAGCACGGCCTGCAGGTGAAACTGCGGCCGCAATCAAATTTCTTCCCGCTCTCGGACAGCGACAGCCTGTCCTTCCAGCGCGATTTTGCCGAGACGCAGAGGGAGGTCGCACGCTTTTCCGCGGCGGATGCCGCCGCCCTGCCGGATTTCTACGCGATGCTGGAAACGGTGGCGGATGTGCTGCGCGAGGAACTGCTGCGCACGCCGCCGAATGTCGGCGGCGGCCTCGCGGATCTGGTGCGCGCCGGCAGTTTCGGTCTGCGGGCGAAAAAACTGAGCATGGCCCAGCGGCGCGACGCGCTGGACCTGTTTACCAAAAGCGCCACCGACGTGCTGGATGCCTGGTTTGAAAATGACCACGTGAAGGCCGCCTTCGCTTTCGACTCCATTGTCGGCAACTATGCCGCGCCGAGCACGCCGGGCTCTGCCTATGTGCTGCTGCACCACGTATTCGGCGAGGTCAACGGCGAGAAGGGCGCCTGGGGCCACGCCATCGGCGGCATGGGTGCCATTACCCAGGCCATGCTGAAAGAGGCCTTGCGCCTGGGTGTGGAGGTGCGCACCGAGGCCGAAGTGGAGGAAGTACTGGTCGAGGGCGGGCGCGCGGTTGGCGTGCGCCTCACCGGCGGCGAGCGCCTTGCCGGCGACCGGGTGATCGCCAACGTGGGGCCCAAGCTGCTGTTTACGCAACTGGTCGGCGACGAGTACCTGAGCGGCGAATTCCGCCGCCGCGTGCGCGGTTACAAGGTGGGATCCGGGACTTTCCGTATGAATGTGGCCCTGTCCGAACTGCCGGATTTCAACTGCCGCCCCGGTACCCGGCTGCAGCCCCACCACCAGTCCGGCATCGTCATCGGGCCGACCATGGACTATCTGGAACAGGCCTACCTGGATGCCAAACAGTTCGGCTGGTCGCGCCAGCCCATCGTCGAGATACTGATTCCGTCGACCGTGGACGACTCCCTGGCACCGCCGGGGCAGCACGTGGCGAGCCTCTTCTGCCAGCAGTTCGCGCCGCAGTTGGCCTCTTCATTGGGTGAGGGCGCCAGCTGGGACGACCAGCGCGAGGCGGCCGCGGACACCATCATCGACACCGTGACCCGCTACGCGCCCAATTTCAGGGATGCGGTCATCGCCCGGCAGATCCACTCACCGCTGGACCTGGAGCGCAAGTTCGGGCTCATGGGCGGCGATATCTTCCACGGTGCCCTGGGCCTGGACCAGCTGTGGTGCAACCGGCCATTGATGGGCCACGCCGACTACCGCACACCCATCAGCGGCCTGTATATCTGCGGTTCCGGCACCCATCCCGGTGGCGGCGTGACCGGCGTGCCGGGACACAATGCGGCGCGGGAGATACTCCGGGACCGCTGA
- a CDS encoding PadR family transcriptional regulator, with protein MTLAPDRLDKLVMEMRRGMLILAVLRALVRPHYGYSLRKQLSAIGLEIDEGTLYPLLRRLEGQGLLVSRWEQEDGRKRRVYCIGADGLTALQRMGDEWQKLNGVLEQLAEKS; from the coding sequence GTGACCCTGGCACCGGATCGGCTGGACAAACTGGTGATGGAAATGCGCCGCGGGATGTTGATCCTGGCGGTGCTGCGGGCGCTGGTCAGGCCACATTACGGCTATTCCCTGCGCAAACAGCTCAGCGCCATCGGACTCGAGATTGACGAGGGCACGCTCTACCCGCTGCTGCGGCGTCTTGAGGGGCAGGGCTTGTTGGTGAGCCGCTGGGAGCAGGAAGACGGCCGCAAGCGGCGCGTCTACTGCATTGGCGCCGACGGGCTCACCGCGCTGCAGCGGATGGGGGATGAATGGCAGAAGCTCAACGGTGTTCTGGAGCAACTGGCGGAAAAATCTTAG
- a CDS encoding lyase, which yields MRFPFTARQTRPALMIFLCAVFQPLWAAEPQSAAPAQKSLPNRLNLSEWEVPWRGRPRDPYVGADGDIWFCGQSGNYLGRFGPKSGIFKKFKLPEGAHPHSLVVDVKNRVWYAGNRSAHIGRLDPDTGKIKQFKLPAELRDPHTLVFNKVGNIWFTAQNSNRIGLLDTKTGKVLSVAPATAGARPYGIKLDAEERPWVALFGTNKLAHIDPETMALREVELPRADARPRRLEIDRSGNVWYVDYAEGYLGRYVPTTGAFTEWRLPGESPRPYGTALDDHGRLWIADTGVIPNRILGFDTATEKFFSASPVPSGGNIRYMYFDPKGGSFWFGVDSGFLAQGQPRK from the coding sequence GTGAGATTTCCCTTTACCGCCCGCCAGACCCGGCCCGCCCTGATGATTTTCCTCTGCGCCGTGTTTCAGCCGCTGTGGGCCGCCGAGCCGCAGTCTGCTGCCCCGGCGCAGAAGTCCCTGCCCAACCGGCTGAATCTCAGCGAGTGGGAGGTGCCCTGGCGCGGCCGCCCCCGGGACCCCTATGTGGGCGCTGACGGCGATATCTGGTTCTGCGGTCAGTCCGGTAATTATCTCGGCCGTTTCGGCCCCAAGAGCGGTATTTTCAAGAAGTTCAAGCTCCCCGAAGGGGCGCACCCGCACAGCCTGGTGGTGGATGTAAAAAACCGGGTCTGGTATGCCGGCAACCGGTCGGCGCATATCGGCCGCCTCGATCCGGATACCGGCAAGATCAAGCAGTTCAAGTTGCCGGCGGAGCTCCGCGATCCGCACACGCTGGTATTCAACAAAGTCGGCAATATCTGGTTCACGGCGCAGAACAGCAATCGTATCGGCCTGCTGGATACGAAAACCGGCAAGGTGCTGTCGGTGGCGCCAGCCACCGCAGGTGCGCGTCCCTACGGTATCAAGCTCGATGCCGAAGAGCGGCCCTGGGTGGCACTGTTCGGCACCAACAAACTCGCCCATATCGATCCGGAAACCATGGCGTTGCGGGAAGTCGAGTTGCCGCGCGCCGACGCGCGCCCGCGCCGCCTGGAGATCGATCGCAGCGGTAATGTCTGGTACGTGGATTACGCCGAGGGTTACCTCGGCCGCTATGTGCCCACCACCGGCGCCTTTACCGAGTGGCGCCTGCCGGGGGAGTCACCGCGCCCCTACGGCACTGCCCTCGACGATCACGGGCGCCTGTGGATCGCCGATACCGGCGTCATTCCCAACCGCATTCTGGGTTTCGATACGGCCACGGAAAAGTTCTTCAGCGCGAGCCCGGTGCCGAGCGGTGGCAATATCCGCTATATGTATTTCGACCCGAAAGGCGGCAGTTTCTGGTTTGGCGTGGATAGCGGCTTTCTGGCCCAGGGGCAGCCGCGGAAATGA
- a CDS encoding Dps family protein, translating into MSKIDIGIDTKDRETIAGGLKRLLADSYTLYLQTHNFHWNVTGPLFRELHLMFEEQYTELAEAVDDIAERIRTLGVPAPGTYQAFAQLSSIEEVVEIPEAKKMVEILTHGHEQVVKTCRHVLKEAQQGDDESTVALVSDRMRVHEKTAWMLRAMSQ; encoded by the coding sequence ATGAGCAAGATCGACATCGGTATCGATACCAAGGATCGCGAGACCATTGCCGGGGGCTTGAAGCGCCTGCTCGCCGACAGCTACACGCTTTACCTGCAGACACACAACTTCCACTGGAATGTCACCGGCCCGCTGTTTCGTGAATTGCACCTGATGTTCGAGGAACAGTACACCGAGTTGGCCGAAGCGGTGGACGATATCGCCGAGCGCATCCGTACCCTCGGTGTACCGGCGCCGGGAACCTACCAGGCATTTGCACAACTCAGCTCGATTGAGGAAGTGGTGGAAATTCCCGAAGCGAAAAAAATGGTCGAGATTCTTACCCACGGCCACGAGCAGGTGGTAAAAACCTGCCGTCATGTGCTGAAAGAAGCCCAGCAGGGCGACGATGAATCCACCGTCGCGCTGGTATCCGACCGGATGCGCGTGCATGAGAAAACGGCCTGGATGCTGCGGGCCATGTCCCAGTAA